The window CATTATCTCAAATGTGTCGAAGGAGTGAAGAACCTGCCAGGACAAGCTCGGGACACTTTTACCTGGCTTGTACGATATGACAAATTCCGTTTTCGATGGTTTACTTTCAACTGGGAAAAAGACTATACGTTCAGACTGGTTATAATACAAAAGGTATTCATCTAACGCTACTAGCATAGTCGTGACGTTCTTTCGCACATCACTGAAACAATTCACACGTGTTCGTGTTGACCGACTGATTCGTGTATCATCGATGTCCGGCACTTACTACGTTTCCAAGCGTTGCGCTGAGCTACAGATAAAAACCGGTTTACATTCCATGTGCCACGTATGAATTTGTCACAAGCTTAACCAGACAGATGAAGTCAAACGGGTTTGTGAGCTGTAGTTGCTGGAAGCAGTATATTAAGCCATTTATACTTTTGAAAGTTTCAACCCTGACctagataaatgttttattacatttttttactcTCCTTAGGATAAACTGTTGCCtaattactacattttttttaatatgttgagtcTAGCCAAAGTGGTGATATAACTTTCAGTTGTTGTGGTTTACAATTCAGTGTTACAAATAACTTCACAACCATTTCAATTTTTCATTAGTTCTGTTCGCTTCATAATTTTTATCAAGATTTTGTACAGTTACTGGGTTTTTAACTTAAATACATAACATAGAATCTCTTCTGAAACTTACATCCCTAGTATGGTACTTAACCGTATCAATAATTGTACAATGGACTTTTATGTATATCTAATGCTATAAAATTGATTTACAACCATAATACCTTATCGATACCAACTGTCGTTATAAcataattgtaattgttttttccAATGCAGACaactcttttaaaatatttgtaatgtattgGTTGTATTCTATTTTAGACACGTGATAACATGGCTTTTAAATATGATATTCTGTGATAATCTCTGCAAAATTATCAGTGTTCGTAAAGGCTTACAGGTGATTAACAACATAAACTTCTGTAAATGTTATTATCTGTTGCATGTGACGGAATATGATGGTGTTTACTCAGTTGATGGAGCACTTTTATGAAAATAGTCTGAAGCCCGTAGCCGGAAGGAGTAGGAGTTTGggggtgtttttttgtttttaaatttcgcgcaaagttacacgagggctatctgcgctagccgtccctaatttagtagtgtaagactaaagggaagaaagctactcaccatcacccaccgccaactcttgggctactcttttaccaacgaatagtgggattgatcgttactgtATAACttcaccacggctgaaatgggaagtatgtttggtgtgactgggatttgatcccgcgaccctcggattacgagtccatcgccttaaccacctggccatgccgggcctcgggGGTGTGTGGACGCTTGCCTATattagcatttatttatttttcttctttctttgatGATGACCTGTCATTATATAATTACTTGTGTACCACTGTGCACGCATGTGGAAATAATATTTCAGAGGAAATGCACTAGAGATGTTTACTTGTATGGATAATAAAGATACCATTACATATTTAGAACATTTTTTGCTCGTCCctgaaaattaaagataaaagtgAACGAGTTGCACGTAAGACCCGAAAGAACCCCTCACTTTCAGAACTGGTTTTGTGCTTGTGGAAATTAAAACTGGTGTGGCTCGTACTATGCTtgtttttaaatctttctttaaTCTGTTACACATCATGACAAAAACTGTACATTCTGTTGTGTTAGTTATATATTCTAGTAACTCTAAAATGactgaaatcaaattttaataagcCCAGTGAAAGAGAGAGGTAGTTAATGAAAAAAGGCATTCAGGAGGTTAGAATCTTGTGAGAAAGCCGGTGGCGTTCTCTAccctagaaaaaaatatttatacgttgtttaaataactgaatatttactCTCGGACCAGCTTAAAAGACTTTACTTTTCCTAATTTCACAGAGATATCCATTCTAAGAAATAACcataaagaagtaataaaatcTCACAAAATGTTAACCATAGAAAAAAACTACAGTTCAACACCATTGACATTTCAGGATCAGGCCAAAGTTAGCTAAATTCTTTGGTCATTGTAGTTTTTGGTACTCTAAAGAAACTCTACATGATGAATTAATTATCAGGTGtttagtgttatttatattgtatcaCTAAGATGATTAAGAAAGCCAACTGCCAATGAATGGCATTACAAACACACTACATGACGTTCAATGGCCATAACAGACATGCTGAAAACtgaattacatgttttttaaGGGTTGATTTTGTATATTTACTCACATTTTACACGCATTTCTAATGTCTAAAGCCcccccccccagtagctcagtggtaagtttgaaggcttataacgctaaacaggGGTTTGATACCCACGTTGAGATAACACAGATAACgaattgtgttgctttgtgcttaaaaataaacaatcgtTTCTAAAACACGCGataataacaagtaatatttaGAAAAAGATGTTTCGTCTTAAGATATTTCTCTAGAACGACACCTACCATAAGACAAATTTATCTTCAAACTTGGTTTCTTGAGTTTttaaagtgttaaatttaaatattttttcggGTTTTCAAAACCCCTTAAGGAGGTTACCGGCTCCAGCCCATAAGTAAGTCAGTTATCTGTTGCCCATAGCAGAATTattcaaaacccgatttctagcattataagcccgCAGACACGCTACTGTGCAATTGGGGAGCTACATCTAAACGATAGACTATAGTTATATTAGGAAAAGGCATAAACCACACTCATTGCATATGCAGCCAATCTGTATATCTTGTAGATATAATGTTTTCCTATACCtttatatatcatttataaatgATACTATAAATGATACTTAATTAAAGATACTATTCAAACGAGCACGGTTCGTTACGTGATATTCAGGTGATGCCATTCTCTAAAAACAGCGAGACGCACGCTATTCCTTTTACTcgcaaaacatttaatatatatatgattcgCTAGTAACTAAATTGAGGTAACTGGATGAAAATTTAAGATTTCAAATAAAGctgaatttaaagaaatatagtaGAAACAACGGATGACTGGAAGCAAATAATTTGATCACATGggtcataattttatattttctgtgttgGCAGTcgagtaaaaatttaaataaaactaaataaatttggTTAAAAATGCAAAGAAATTAAGCATATTTGATACTTTGTGAAAAAGTGTCTTGCATACGTTTTCATGAAGCACAACAGTGGTTCATAATGGGGATAGCAAAGAACTCCATAAAATTccataaaaaaatctttttttttgcaatacacatttaatagtaTTAACTGCAGACATTCCTAACTATAgagattcaactgaaacaaatatcgatattaaaataaatatataatagtaacttcattacaattttataatttataagcaATTATTGAGGGTTGTATCTTAGTTTATGCGTGTATTTACCCAATGCTATGCATTTTGTTACAGATAATTAATTTACATGGAAAGTATAAATGCTTATTATGTTCTTAAACAAATCTCCATGACAGTCTTAAACTACatcttaacattttatatatctaACCAATACGATCAAGTAgttaatagctacagtaaatcaacATGAACAGTATCAAATAGTTACTAGTTATGTTTATGATCATcacaatgtataaagttaattaccatatcaagtaattccggcccggcatggccaggtggttagggcgctcgactcataatctgaaaacacgggttccaatccccgtcgcatcaaacacactcgtcctttcagtcatggaggtgttataatgctacgatcaatcccactattcgttggtaaaagggtagacaagagttggcagtaggtggtgatgactagccgccttcctatttgtcttacactactaaattaaggacggttagtgcagatagccctcgtgtatctttgcgcgatagtaaaaaaacaaaacaataaacaatcaacTAATCGTATGCCGATAGTTGATCAAAAAAGACccagcaaacaagataaataaaaacttgagAATTCAAAAACCTGCAACTTGGGGTCGtaaaaaagtatattaacaaaactgaaaatactaTAGACATTATTTGTTCAAACTACAAGTCCCTATTTTGACGACAACAATCGTAGTTCTAGGTAACACGAAGCTAAAGTAAAGGTTTATAGTTTAAGCAAGTAATGTCTgcaaaaaaaatgtatctcaagacggctggtatgggtattaaaacttttattaaaataaagtagaaaacaacgttttgaccttcttagatcattttcagattaacaaagagagagtttggaaCTGACCGTTGCCAGGTACATGTCTTAGGgacatgtttttctttattttactaaaagttttaatgcccctaccagccatcttgagatacatttttacttcaggtgggtttATTGTTATCACGAATGTCTGCAGGATGTCCAACCTTGCTTATTTACTTTTTTACGATCTCTATTTGTAGGTTTCTAACCCTTAAACGGCGGTCATTATCAAtagatgctgctacctacaacattctctCTGGTTAAAGGTTCAATTcccaattgttttatatatttggtaATTTTACAAGATAATGGAGTATCATCACTACACGAAAACTGTTGGACgtttgttttatacataatgttgaTTTATAGAACAATTTGTAACGATTGCTAAGTTCAAGTTAGTTCGCAtgatataaaagaaaacgaaACTACGTAGATCTTGCCAACAACCCAGACAGTACAGAAATTCAAAAGAGTGTTTGTTATTAAGTTGCTCAGTTCACCAGAAGTGCACAGAGCTAAATATACCACATTATTCAATAGCCTCAgtactgcattaaaaaaaaactgacagtGGTAATAAAATGAATCGTAACTACATGTTATTTGTAAGTACTGCTAAAGATCTGTATGCATTAtcagttgatatatatatgtatatctttaattAACAATTCTACGCACTATCGAGAAAACCTGCTCGGAAATATGTATATGCGAGTGTAACGTAAATACAAAACGTTATTACCAGACGAAGGAAAATCGACTCTGAATTAAACATATACTAATTTTGTGTTATTCCAAGAGATAAATTCACATAGGTTTTCCGGATCCTAAAACCTTTCCTACTTCATCGCATAGAGTCAAAactacagggtgtcccaaaataacgtttacactctttgactgtgtatagctaataaaccgtttcttttgtttcagatttgactTGTGTCCAAGGATGGCGGATAATCAGCTTACAATCGAGCACAAATTATTCATTCTCAAAACCTTTTGGAAAGtcgaaaacaaagctgaagtgcaaagacgttTTACTAGAAAGTTCCATATGGATGCGCCATCTCGCCCCAGCATTTCACGCATCATCGCCAAGTTTGATGAACACGGAACTATCCACCATATGAGAAAGGGTCACTCCGGTCGAAAAAGATCATCAACAAGCCCAACAAGAGAGCAAGAGGTCATTGATACTGTTCTGAATTCTCCAAGAAAATCAGTGCGCCAACTGTCTCGTGAAACAGGTGTCCCTAAATCCAGCGTTCATCGCATTTTGAAGCGTTCTCAATTCAAAAGTTTCATCCCATCGCTTGTTCACGCTCTGAATGAAGATGACCCTGATCGAAGGGTTGAGTTCTGTGAATGGTATCTTGCTAGATGTGCAGGCGATGATGAATTTCcactcaaaattgtttggagtGACGAAGCAACGTTTAAGCTGAATTGCTCAATAAATCGACACAACTGCACTTACTGGGCAACAAAAAATCCACATGTTACAGAGGAACATCACTTGAATTTGCCTGGAGTGACTGTATGGTGTGGTCTGTCCGCTAGGGGACTCATCGGACCATTCTTTTTCCATGACACCGTAACAGGATTGAATTATCTCAACATGCTACAAGAGTTTGCCATGCCACGCATCCAAGAACAATTTGGAGAAGAAGAGTGTTTCTTCCAGCAGGATGACGCTCCTCCCCACTTCCATCGCGACGTGAGAGCTTATCTGGATGCATCTATGCCAGACAGATGGATTGGACGAAGAGGAAGTGTAGAATTTCCTGCTAGATCACCAGATTTGACACCCATGGATTTCTTTTTGTGGGGGTTTAtgaaagacaaagtttacagcacaaaaagggcaacaattgacgaattgagagttgcaattgaagaacaatttgttttaataccagatgagatggtgtttgatgtgtgcacttccatttcttcccgttatgagatgtgtctggagcagaacggatttcagtttgaacacctgaagtgaagcaagcaaattgtgacattttacaatttcaaccaaggagagttttccttgggaagaattttatttgttattttttctcttgatttcagttttaaatctttaaataaatcccttggctatcatatgtatcttgtttcattgttaaaatcaataaacaaggcaagttataatgatcaaaagagtgtaaacgttattttgggacaccctgtattttattttagatttggcACTATTTTTCCTAAGTATCTCAAAGGATTTGAATAATTTCTTCAGGAATTGAAAAATGCTAAAAGATAGTACGAGTGCTTTCATTCTTGACTCACAAATCTTTTAATCACTAAATATTCCCAGCCGGCAGTTTTTTAAACTACTTGTATTATTGATTGAGTGGGGTAGAAGACAACATCAAAGTAAAATACGTTTTATGTATGACTGAAAGTAAAAGTTCAGCTGagtgtatttattacaatgacaaaaagaggtaattatttgttttagagcaaagcgaCGTTGGGTTATATGTTGTGTTCATCGCGGGAATCTAATACCTGATTTTAACGCATGTTCCGTATACTTACTATTGTCCAACCAAGTGGCTGAAAATGCAAGAATGAAAAACCTGTTTTGTCgtacacaaacaaaaaatgaggTAAAGCACGTAAAAACgagataaataaatatgatacaaGCTACACAActaaaaaatatgtattcattACTGTCATAAGTAAAGCTGTTTAAAAACAAGACGGGCTCACGTGAGCTATTAAAAGCACCAATAGGGTTCGTGCTTGATtctcataaatgtttttgttgttgttgaatcaACTTGGCTTTAAACCGTTGTcagtttcttaaaaaaataaaaactaaagtgaTCTGTAATAGAGGTTTTTAAacacatgatattatagtaaaatgtttcttatatatattcaaattatttaataaaattaagtttccaCGATTAAAGTTGAAAAGAGCCAAAAATACACTGACATAAAATATCCTACTATAATTTGAgagaagtgtgtttgtttgttctctAATCCTTCCTAGGCTTTTGCATTTGAACTTGTCAAGTATGGTTTGATCAACTGGGAATGATTTGAGACGTGTTAAGaagttgtttatgttttaacACGTTGGATGTTATGTACCCTACCGGTCAGTCACAGACAATTATGTTTCAAAGACAATTTTCTCTTGTAAATTTGAGTTTGGAAAACTTGTAACTTCTTCTCGGCACCTTTTCAATGTTTAATCTTATTCatagttaatttattatgttacagctGAAGTGTTAAAATGTATAGATTACCTCGCTTCAATGGTCTTTAAATATAGATTAGTAAGTGTGAGTGGACGCTAGGGGTACTGATGAGATTTGTATAGTTTCCTCTTTTATTGCTTGGGGCAGACATGCAGTCCACGTATGTTCAGTCATTACTTGGATATTTTGGAAAATGCAGAAACACTACTTATATTCATAACtggtaaaacattaattatataactGCATTTAGTTTTAAAAGCTCATAAATTATTTgaagatttcctttttttttgcacATTGTTTATACGTACATTCaagataaatacatattaaataagaTGTTTAAGTTACATGTTACTTAGTgctttttgatttaaaaaactaaaatagaatatcaatattatttaagTAATCAGGTTCAGTGGAGACTAATCGCTTTATTTTTGTGTACTTTTAATCTTCATATAGTACAAGTAGCATATTACAAAACTTTTATGAACTTTTCACTGCGTATCGCATGCTTACATCTGCTAATTATATAAGGCTACTTTTTATAAGGGAACATTTGTATAGTTCTTCTCAAAGAATGTTGTTATACAATTCATTATTTCGATCATCACACACATACGTGTTCATACATTTGAACGTTATAATAGATGAATAGATACTTATAAATCATGAATACAGTAGCTATATAAACATTATCttgcagttttgtaattatacacTATTTTTGTCTATATGACACAGCGCTATTATGTAATTCCtctataattgtttgtaatttgtgtgagGTTTTTCgttcagacacacacacatatatatgcatatggATATTTCGTTTTATAGCAAAAATAACGTGGATTGCTGAAATATTGATGTAAATACACCTAACATCGTCTAAAGGAAGAGCCAGAATATTCATGGTACACTGACGTTCTCACAAAATATCGTTGTTCCACAAATAGTTGTAAAAGTAAAACCTATTGTACACTAATGATTTCTTTGTAAATTATCAACAGTGGTGTTGGAGTACGATACATAGAAAATGTGTTCCACCAGGGGGTTTCCTAGTGTGCAGTTGATCACAAATTGTacacttttgaaaatatttgcacAATTGAAAATTCACCTATTCAAGTGTTGATAAATAAAGGTATTAAGTAGAACATTCTTAATTTTTGTGATCATTTATTATAAACCCTGTATATATGAGGTACAATAAGGCGCCATGTatcaaaaaattaaagttaaaatataattgtgcagTTGAAAAAAATTTACTCGGAAATGCTCCGTGTTCCACTAGATGGGCATGTACGTGATTTTACTACCAGAAACTCTGACACGCTTCCACAGCTCACTTGCCACAAATAGAAACCATAAGAGTTCAGAGTTACCGCTAAGGGGTGAAGCGCCCTCTGCCGAACTTAGGGTTCATGAAAACAAGGATCAATAACCGAAGAATTAACATGAAATTGTTACCTGTTTCCGTTGGAATACAGATACTCGActgattgaaataaaaattagtttatcaCTCTAGAAAACAAATTCaacgataaataaatattaattttccaaaacgtataatttactaaatttaaagtaattgaattaaTTTGATGatatttgaagaaacaaaaacataataccttTTAAACACATTATACAGGACCACTGCTACCACTAACTATTAACAGTATTTCTAATGGTTGACGTGCGTGCTTTCTAGTTGTTTTTGTGAGTATCAGATGATAGTTTTGGCTTCAGTTTTGCATTTACTCTTTCCatctttgtatataatatttatataagaagATCTAACACTGGTGGTGTACTTACTTTTTTGTGCAAGAAAATAAGTCATTCAATATCACAGTTGTTATCTGAATACTCACATTAAGCGGACTCCTGTGGCATAGCGAAATGTCTACGAAGAAACCTTTCTTTCTCATTCTCATCATCTGTTAAAACAGGTTCTTCTCGTAACTCTTCATTACAACTGTTTGTCCGTATTAAACCATGCATTGCTAGGTTTTACCAATAACTTGTTGTTAAATCTGTTAGACAACCGTTGTTTTAGaatatgtacatgttgtttgtcAGTGCTGTAACAGTAACTATGCTCTGAAAAGTGACGTTATTAAAAGTTCCCAGTGACGAATGTTGAACGAgaacttaaatgtattttaaagtatctatgactttttattttaattgattaaaTTAATCCCAAATTTTCAAACGTCTGACACAAAAACTTAGTTTATAGCT of the Tachypleus tridentatus isolate NWPU-2018 chromosome 13, ASM421037v1, whole genome shotgun sequence genome contains:
- the LOC143238009 gene encoding uncharacterized protein LOC143238009, with product MKSNGFDLCPRMADNQLTIEHKLFILKTFWKVENKAEVQRRFTRKFHMDAPSRPSISRIIAKFDEHGTIHHMRKGHSGRKRSSTSPTREQEVIDTVLNSPRKSVRQLSRETGVPKSSVHRILKRSQFKSFIPSLVHALNEDDPDRRVEFCEWYLARCAGDDEFPLKIVWSDEATFKLNCSINRHNCTYWATKNPHVTEEHHLNLPGVTVWCGLSARGLIGPFFFHDTVTGLNYLNMLQEFAMPRIQEQFGEEECFFQQDDAPPHFHRDVRAYLDASMPDRWIGRRGSVEFPARSPDLTPMDFFLWGFMKDKVYSTKRATIDELRVAIEEQFVLIPDEMVFDVCTSISSRYEMCLEQNGFQFEHLK